A section of the Acanthopagrus latus isolate v.2019 chromosome 20, fAcaLat1.1, whole genome shotgun sequence genome encodes:
- the LOC119009382 gene encoding dynein assembly factor 3, axonemal-like isoform X2 encodes MLSKKVDGGRPPHLRHCCHSSRTQTLCWVGQLAANFTLVVKNQSVRMSAGRPSEAAGCVTWWGFSPARDLLTPGPARPEGQVNVLLVGSADPRHILKTIAGFPSEGSLHVWVIENSMEVVARQLLLLYLALMPLEGMGHNEKTEVFLEVFGNGEIRSQTEETLRCAASQLSLSVTEALETPTHPCLNTTLLKFKERDELARIFKLWMQPQSSLSISMSKAWDYRVRQHLGTRYNSKMGCFDWDLTMKLHQKGCGLINKQQYMQWRERGLAFEMREGVYQMTNPSLLSSRVFSKRGNRVAVRGYWGDIVSSPYLTFGIETDDESLLKTQNGQHIKTAQDISFVNVQALFQSLSSRRCFPTTSQSDTEIKEPSPQVDRKSVTIDDLIHLNRVSVTFLPMDSLQKLPDKQKYSHFFNTIYFSASCAHQLGPALRQIAAPDAVLVVELAKYILDLNKEQEEGFAKKVASIALQGGFEPWHEGKSDDVHAVFIPQRKT; translated from the exons ATGTTATCAAAAAAGG TAGATGGCGGCCGTCCTCCCCATTTAAGACACTGTTGCCATAGCAGCAGAACCCAAACTTTGTGTTGGGTCGGGCAGCTAGCGGCGAATTTTACTCTAGTTGTCAAAAACCAGTCTGTGAG GATGAGCGCTGGACGGCCGTCTGAAGCGGCGGGCTGCGTCACCTGGTGGGGCTTCAGTCCTGCGCGCGACCTGCTGACTCCGG GCCCTGCAAGACCTGAAGGACAGGTCAATGTTTTGCTGGTTGGCAGCGCAGATCCACGACATATTTTGAAGACCATTGCTGGTTTCCCAAGCGAAGGAAGCCTCCAT GTGTGGGTGATAGAAAACAGCATGGAGGTAGTGGCTagacagctgctgcttctctacTTGGCTCTGATGCCCCTGGAAGGCATGGGACATAATG agaaaacagaggttTTCCTGGAGGTGTTTGGGAACGGTGAGATCCGCAGTCAGACGGAGGAGACGCTGAGATGTGCAGCATcacagctctctctgtctgttactGAAGCACTGGAGACGCCCACACACCCCTGTCTGAACACGACTCTTCTCAAG ttCAAGGAGAGAGATGAGCTGGCCAGGATATTCAAGCTGTGGATGCAGCCTCAGTCTTCATTGTCTATCTCAATGTCCAAAGCCTGGGATTATCGGGTCAGGCAGCACCTCGGAACACGTTACAACTCCAAGATGGGCTGCTTCGATTGGGACCTTACAATGAAACTGCACCAAAAAGGG TGTGGTCTcattaacaaacaacaatacaTGCAGTGGAGGGAGCGGGGTTTGGCATTCGAAATGAGGGAAGGTGTCTACCAGATGACCAATCCAAGTTTGCTTTCTTCAAGAGTCTTCAGTAAG agagggaacagagTGGCTGTCAGGGGCTACTGGGGAGACATTGTTTCCAGTCCCTACCTCACCTTTGGAATTGAAACTGATGACGAGAGCCTGCTGAAGACACAGAATGGGCAACACATTAAG ACAGCGCAGGATATCTCCTTTGTCAATGTACAGGCATTGTTCCAGTCCCTGTCCAGTAGACGGTGCTTCCCCACTACCTCTCAATCAGACACAGAGATAAAAGAGCCATCCCCACAGGTTGACCGAAAATCTGTCACTATTGACG ACCTGATACATCTTAATAGAGTCTCTGTGACGTTCCTGCCTATGGATTCACTTCAAAAGCTGCCAGATAAACAGAAATACTCCCACTTCTTTAACACCATCTACTTCTCTGCAAG CTGCGCGCACCAGTTGGGCCCAGCATTGAGACAGATTGCAGCCCCAGACGCCGTGCTCGTCGTAGAGTTGGCCAA GTACATTTTGGATCTGAACAAAGAGCAAGAGGAAGGCTTTGCAAAGAAAGTGGCAAGCATCGCTCTCCAGGGTGGATTTGAGCCTTGGCATGAGGGGAAGAGTGATGACGTACATGCTGTTTTCATACCACAGAGGAAGACGTAA
- the syt5b gene encoding synaptotagmin Vb has protein sequence MNDCTDYPDVLTADMRSGSVGVRARRAAESSEPEPEEATEPVHHEHSHTEHHEHSHSEHHPGHDYNHMKEKFMNELGHLPIPMWAVGAIVVVVLALVACCIFCIFKKCFGKKKKPKKVRERKTGRRRREKEGEGEAGDKEGEVKKEGEEEEKEQEKLGKLEFSLDYNFTDAQLIVGILQAQDLAAMDMGGTSDPYVKVFLLPDKKKKYETKVQRKNLCPVFNETFIFKIPYAELGGKTLVLQVFDFDRFSKHDMIGEIKIPMNSVDLGQPMQQWRDLESGEKEEQEKLGDICISLRYVPTAGKLTVNIMEAKNLKKMDVGGLSDPYVKIVLQQNGKRIKKKKTTVKKNTLNPYFNESFSFEVPFEQIQKVQVVITVFDYDKLGSNDPIGKTFMGYGATGVGLRHWSDMLANPRRPVAQWHTLLPEEEVDAALKAKPR, from the exons ATGAATGACTGCACTGACTACCCTGATGTTTTGACAGCTGACATGAGGTCAGGCAGTGTTGGGGTCCGAGCCCGGAGGGCTGCGGAGTCGTCAGAACCAGAGCCAGAGGAAGCAACAGAACCAGTTCATCATGAGCACTCCCATACAGAACACCACGAGCACTCGCATTCAGAACATCACCCGGGCCACGACTACAACCACATGAAGGAGAAGTTCATGAATGAACTCGGTCATCTGCCAA TTCCCATGTGGGCAGTGGGAGCCATTGTTGTGGTGGTCCTGGCTTTGGTGGCATGCTGCATCttctgcattttcaaaaaatgttttgggaaaaagaaaaagccaaagaaagtgcgggagagaaagacaggccgTCGCAGAAGGGAAAAGGAAGGTGAAGGAGAGGCTGGAGATAAG GAGGGTGAGGTGAagaaggaaggggaggaagaggagaaagaacaagagaaaCTGGGTAAGCTGGAGTTCTCGTTGGACTACAACTTCACGGATGCCCAG CTTATAGTCGGTATCCTTCAAGCTCAGGACCTTGCTGCAATGGACATGGGGGGAACCTCTGACCCTTACGTCAAAGTGTTTTTGCTGccagacaaaaagaagaagtacGAGACCAAAGTTCAGCGCAAGAATTTATGCCCTGTCTTCAATGAGACTTTCATCTTCAAG ATCCCATATGCAGAGTTGGGCGGAAAGACTTTGGTGCTGCAAGTTTTCGACTTTGATCGTTTCTCCAAACATGATATGATCGGTGAGATAAAGATTCCCATGAACAGTGTTGATTTGGGCCAGCCAATGCAACAGTGGAGAGACTTGGAGAGtggtgagaaggaggag CAAGAAAAACTGGGCgatatttgtatttctttacgGTATGTACCCACTGCTGGAAAACTGACAGTGAACATCATGGAGGCAAAGAACCTCAAGAAAATGGATGTTGGTGGTTTATCAG ATCCATATGTGAAGATTGTTTTGCAGCAAAATGGGAAACggataaagaagaaaaagacaacgGTCAAGAAAAACACTCTCAACCCTTACTTTAATGAGAGTTTCAGCTTTGAAGTTCCCTTTGAGCAGATACAG aaagtGCAGGTCGTCATCACAGTGTTTGACTACGATAAACTTGGGAGCAATGACCCCATTGGAAAGACCTTCATGGGTTATGGAGCTACGGGAGTTGGCCTACGACACTGGTCAGATATGCTTGCCAATCCCAGGCGTCCAGTAGCCCAGTGGCACACTCTGCTGCCAGAAGAAGAAGTCGATGCGGCACTCAAAGCGAAACCTCGTTAG
- the LOC119009382 gene encoding dynein assembly factor 3, axonemal-like isoform X1, which produces MILGYCSCISDGGRPPHLRHCCHSSRTQTLCWVGQLAANFTLVVKNQSVRMSAGRPSEAAGCVTWWGFSPARDLLTPGPARPEGQVNVLLVGSADPRHILKTIAGFPSEGSLHVWVIENSMEVVARQLLLLYLALMPLEGMGHNEKTEVFLEVFGNGEIRSQTEETLRCAASQLSLSVTEALETPTHPCLNTTLLKFKERDELARIFKLWMQPQSSLSISMSKAWDYRVRQHLGTRYNSKMGCFDWDLTMKLHQKGCGLINKQQYMQWRERGLAFEMREGVYQMTNPSLLSSRVFSKRGNRVAVRGYWGDIVSSPYLTFGIETDDESLLKTQNGQHIKTAQDISFVNVQALFQSLSSRRCFPTTSQSDTEIKEPSPQVDRKSVTIDDLIHLNRVSVTFLPMDSLQKLPDKQKYSHFFNTIYFSASCAHQLGPALRQIAAPDAVLVVELAKYILDLNKEQEEGFAKKVASIALQGGFEPWHEGKSDDVHAVFIPQRKT; this is translated from the exons ATGATCTTAGGCTATTGTTCATGTATATCTG ATGGCGGCCGTCCTCCCCATTTAAGACACTGTTGCCATAGCAGCAGAACCCAAACTTTGTGTTGGGTCGGGCAGCTAGCGGCGAATTTTACTCTAGTTGTCAAAAACCAGTCTGTGAG GATGAGCGCTGGACGGCCGTCTGAAGCGGCGGGCTGCGTCACCTGGTGGGGCTTCAGTCCTGCGCGCGACCTGCTGACTCCGG GCCCTGCAAGACCTGAAGGACAGGTCAATGTTTTGCTGGTTGGCAGCGCAGATCCACGACATATTTTGAAGACCATTGCTGGTTTCCCAAGCGAAGGAAGCCTCCAT GTGTGGGTGATAGAAAACAGCATGGAGGTAGTGGCTagacagctgctgcttctctacTTGGCTCTGATGCCCCTGGAAGGCATGGGACATAATG agaaaacagaggttTTCCTGGAGGTGTTTGGGAACGGTGAGATCCGCAGTCAGACGGAGGAGACGCTGAGATGTGCAGCATcacagctctctctgtctgttactGAAGCACTGGAGACGCCCACACACCCCTGTCTGAACACGACTCTTCTCAAG ttCAAGGAGAGAGATGAGCTGGCCAGGATATTCAAGCTGTGGATGCAGCCTCAGTCTTCATTGTCTATCTCAATGTCCAAAGCCTGGGATTATCGGGTCAGGCAGCACCTCGGAACACGTTACAACTCCAAGATGGGCTGCTTCGATTGGGACCTTACAATGAAACTGCACCAAAAAGGG TGTGGTCTcattaacaaacaacaatacaTGCAGTGGAGGGAGCGGGGTTTGGCATTCGAAATGAGGGAAGGTGTCTACCAGATGACCAATCCAAGTTTGCTTTCTTCAAGAGTCTTCAGTAAG agagggaacagagTGGCTGTCAGGGGCTACTGGGGAGACATTGTTTCCAGTCCCTACCTCACCTTTGGAATTGAAACTGATGACGAGAGCCTGCTGAAGACACAGAATGGGCAACACATTAAG ACAGCGCAGGATATCTCCTTTGTCAATGTACAGGCATTGTTCCAGTCCCTGTCCAGTAGACGGTGCTTCCCCACTACCTCTCAATCAGACACAGAGATAAAAGAGCCATCCCCACAGGTTGACCGAAAATCTGTCACTATTGACG ACCTGATACATCTTAATAGAGTCTCTGTGACGTTCCTGCCTATGGATTCACTTCAAAAGCTGCCAGATAAACAGAAATACTCCCACTTCTTTAACACCATCTACTTCTCTGCAAG CTGCGCGCACCAGTTGGGCCCAGCATTGAGACAGATTGCAGCCCCAGACGCCGTGCTCGTCGTAGAGTTGGCCAA GTACATTTTGGATCTGAACAAAGAGCAAGAGGAAGGCTTTGCAAAGAAAGTGGCAAGCATCGCTCTCCAGGGTGGATTTGAGCCTTGGCATGAGGGGAAGAGTGATGACGTACATGCTGTTTTCATACCACAGAGGAAGACGTAA